From Pseudomonas hormoni:
CAGGTCGCCAGGCATGCGTGCTTCGTGGGTAACGGGAATGGTGTTGCGGTATGGCGTGGTGATGGCGTAAGGCAATTGCGAACCGCTGCGGGTTGCGAGTTCGCCCATACGGGTCATCAAATAATGAGCGCGGTCTTCGCCTTCTTTGTCGAGAACCGATTCCAGGGCGTCCAGCCATTCCTGGGTTTCGACGGGATCGAGGTCTTGCATGGCTTGCTCCAGGGCGGAAAGGCTTCCAGAATCGGTTGCCTGAGTTTGCGACTGGCCTTGTGGGCAGACGATATAAATTCTTGGATTGCCGAGTGGTAGGTTCCGGCGGCGTGTAGTTTTACTACAAATCATCGGGCATTTCAGCTATCCGAATGTATATACGAGTAGTAAAACTACAGATGAGCGGCTTGTGGCCTCCGGCTGCGTTGTGAGAATAATCGTTAAGGTTGGTCTTTTGCCAACCGAAAAAGGTGAAAGCTTGATGCTGTCTGCCAAAAATAAAGAAATCTCAGCTATTTCTAACCTTTGTTCGACAGTCGATCACGTAGTGCAATTTGAAAATTCACTACATGCAGCCCTCTACACGCCGATCAAGGATAGACCATGAGCCTCCCTTCGCTTGCCGAACTGCCCGGCATTCTCCTGCCGTTTGTCACCCGTGCCGAGCAGTCGTTCCGTGTAGCCGTCGAGGCGCTCGATGATGATCATGGCCTGTCCGGCTGGACGCCTGAACGCTGGGCGCAATTCGCCCGCGTCACTGCCGCCAGCGACTTCGTGATTGAACAGAGCGTACGTGACCCTTTGATGTTGCTCGCGCTGGTGCAGTCCGGCGAACTGGATCGCGGCTTTGCCCCCGGCGAGTTGTGCGCGCAGATTGCAGCGGCAGTGAATGCGGCGGAAACCGAAGACGAGCTCGGTCGCGCCCTGCGTCGCCAGCGCACCCGCCATCAGGTGCGGATCATCTGGCGTGACCTGACCCGTCAGGCCGACCTCATCCAGACCTGTCGCGACCTCTCGGACATGGCCGATGCCAGCATCGATCAGGCCTATCAGTGGTTGTACTCGCGCCATTGCCAGCAGTTCGGCGTGCCGACCGGTCGGCGCAGCGGCGAGCCGCAGCAGATGGTCATCCTCGGCATGGGCAAGCTCGGCGCGGTCGAGCTCAACCTGTCGTCGGACATCGACCTGATCTTCGCCTACCCCGAGGGCGGCGAGACCGTCGGCGTGAAACGCTCGCTGGATAATCAGGAATTCTTCATCCGTCTCGGCCAGCGCCTGATCAAGGCACTGGACCCGATGACCGTCGACGGTTTCGTTTTCCGCGTGGACATGCGCCTGCGGCCTTACGGTTCGGCCGGTGCATTGGTGCTGAGCTTCAATGCGCTGGAGCAGTATTACCAGGATCAGGGCCGTGACTGGGAACGCTACGCGATGATCAAGTCGCGGGTGGTGGCCGGCGATCAAGTGGCGGGCGCACAACTGCAAGAGATGCTGCGCCCGTTCGTTTACCGGCGTTACCTGGACTTCTCCGCCATCGAAGCGCTGCGCACGATGAAGCAGCTGATCCAGCAGGAAGTCCGGCGCAAGGGCATGGCCGACAACATCAAGCTCGGCTCCGGCGGCATCCGCGAAGTCGAGTTTATCGCCCAGGCGTTTCAGCTGATCCACGGCGGCCGCGACCTGAGCCTGCAACAACGTCCTCTATTAAAAGTACTGAGCACCCTGGAAGGTCAGGGTTACCTGCCGCCGGCGGTGATCAGCGAACTGCGCGAAGGCTACGAATTCCTGCGTTACACGGAGCACGCCATTCAGGCGATTGCCGACCGCCAGACCCAGATGTTGCCGGATGGCACACAGGATCAGGCGCGCATTGCCTTTATGTTGGGCTTCGCCGATTGGGACGCTTTTCATGAGCAGCTGATGTATTGGCGCGGTCGTATTGCGTGGCACTTCGGCCAGGTGATCGCCGACCCCGACGAAGAGGAAGGGGCTGAAAGTGAAGTGGTGGTTGGCGGTGAATGGCTGCCACTGTGGGAAGAAGCGCAGGACGAAGAGGCTGCGTGTCGTCAGTTGGAGGAGGGCGGTTTCGTCGATGCCACCAAAGCCCTGAAAGCCTTGGCCAGCCTGCGCAGCAGCCCGCAACTGCGTGCGATGCAGCGTTTGGGGCGCGAGCGTCTTGATGCCTTTATTCCACGGTTGCTGGCTCAGGCGGTCGAACACGCCAATCCGGACCTGGTGCTGGAGCGCGTGCTGCCGCTGGTTGAAGCGGTGGCCCGGCGTTCCGCGTATCTGGTGCTGCTGACCGAAAACCCCGGCGCGCTGCGACGGTTGCTGACCTTGTGCGCTGCGAGCCCGTGGATTGCAGAGCAGATCACTCGCTTTCCGCTGTTGCTCGACGAATTGCTCAACGAAGGCCGGCTGTTCAAGCCGCCCCTGGCACCGGAACTGGCCGCCGAGTTGCGCGAGCGTTTGACGCGAATTCCCGAGGATGATCTCGAACAGCAAATGGAAGCCCTGCGCCACTTCAAACTGGCGCACCGCTTGCGCGTCGCCGCGTCGGAAATCGCCGGCAGCCTGCCGTTGATGAAAGTCAGTGATTACCTGACCTGGCTCGCCGAAGCGATCCTCGAACAAGTGCTGGCCCTGGCCTGGCGCCAGACCGTAGCCAAATACGGCACGCCGCTGCGCAGTGACGGTACGCTGTGCGATCCGGGCTTCATCATTGTCGGTTATGGGAAAGTCGGCGGGCTGGAGCTGGGGCATGGTTCGGACCTGGACCTGGTGTTCATTCACGACGGCGACCCGCAGGCCGAAACCGACGGCCCGAAGCCTATCGATGGCGCGCAATTTTTCACCCGGCTCGGGCAGCGGATCATTCACTTGCTCACGGCCCAGACCAACTCCGGTCAGCTGTATGAAGTGGACATGCGCCTGCGACCATCCGGTGCTTCCGGTCTGCTGGTGAGTTCGCTCGGCGCGTTTGCCCGTTATCAGGAAAACGAAGCCTGGACCTGGGAGCATCAGGCGCTGGTACGGGCGCGGGTATTGGTGGGCAGTCAGGACGTCGGCCAGGCGTTCGAGAAGGTTCGCGCAGCGATTTTGGGCAAGCCCCGGGATTTGCCGACCTTGCGTCAGGAGGTCAGCGAGATGCGCGCCAAGATGCGCGACAACCTCGGCAGCAAGAGCACCGCGGCCGGCACCGGGGCGAATGCCTTCGAGGCCACGGCGCCGTTCGATCTCAAGCAGGACGCCGGAGGTATCGTCGATATTGAATTTATGGTGCAATACGCGGCCTTGGCGTGGTCCGAAACACACCCGCCATTGCTGCGCTGGACCGACAATATCCGGATTCTGGAAGAGCTGGAACACGAAGGGCTGATGCCCGCCGAAGACGCCAGCCTGTTGCGCGAGGCCTATAAAGCCTACCGCTCCGCCGCGCACCGGCAGGCCTTGCAGAAGGACGCCGGGGTGATACCGGGCGACCAGTTCGTGGATGAACGGCGGCAGGTGTTGCGGATCTGGCGTGAGTTGGGGCTAAGCTGAA
This genomic window contains:
- the glnE gene encoding bifunctional [glutamate--ammonia ligase]-adenylyl-L-tyrosine phosphorylase/[glutamate--ammonia-ligase] adenylyltransferase, encoding MSLPSLAELPGILLPFVTRAEQSFRVAVEALDDDHGLSGWTPERWAQFARVTAASDFVIEQSVRDPLMLLALVQSGELDRGFAPGELCAQIAAAVNAAETEDELGRALRRQRTRHQVRIIWRDLTRQADLIQTCRDLSDMADASIDQAYQWLYSRHCQQFGVPTGRRSGEPQQMVILGMGKLGAVELNLSSDIDLIFAYPEGGETVGVKRSLDNQEFFIRLGQRLIKALDPMTVDGFVFRVDMRLRPYGSAGALVLSFNALEQYYQDQGRDWERYAMIKSRVVAGDQVAGAQLQEMLRPFVYRRYLDFSAIEALRTMKQLIQQEVRRKGMADNIKLGSGGIREVEFIAQAFQLIHGGRDLSLQQRPLLKVLSTLEGQGYLPPAVISELREGYEFLRYTEHAIQAIADRQTQMLPDGTQDQARIAFMLGFADWDAFHEQLMYWRGRIAWHFGQVIADPDEEEGAESEVVVGGEWLPLWEEAQDEEAACRQLEEGGFVDATKALKALASLRSSPQLRAMQRLGRERLDAFIPRLLAQAVEHANPDLVLERVLPLVEAVARRSAYLVLLTENPGALRRLLTLCAASPWIAEQITRFPLLLDELLNEGRLFKPPLAPELAAELRERLTRIPEDDLEQQMEALRHFKLAHRLRVAASEIAGSLPLMKVSDYLTWLAEAILEQVLALAWRQTVAKYGTPLRSDGTLCDPGFIIVGYGKVGGLELGHGSDLDLVFIHDGDPQAETDGPKPIDGAQFFTRLGQRIIHLLTAQTNSGQLYEVDMRLRPSGASGLLVSSLGAFARYQENEAWTWEHQALVRARVLVGSQDVGQAFEKVRAAILGKPRDLPTLRQEVSEMRAKMRDNLGSKSTAAGTGANAFEATAPFDLKQDAGGIVDIEFMVQYAALAWSETHPPLLRWTDNIRILEELEHEGLMPAEDASLLREAYKAYRSAAHRQALQKDAGVIPGDQFVDERRQVLRIWRELGLS